The genome window GGCTACGCTTAAATAGTCCAGCCCGTCTATTCCGATGCCTTTTGCCCTTTTGCTCCATCCGTCACCATGATCCCACAACACCAGCAGGTATTTCCGGGCGGGGTAAGTTTTTACCGCCCAAAGCCCGAAATCGGCTAAAGCTTCGGGTGACCCACTGTTGCTCTGTCCCAAACTGGCTAAGGTGCTGATTCCCTGGGGCAGGACTCTGTAGCGGAACGCCCCGGAAGGAGAGTCGAACTGAATCAGGATTTCAATCCCCGCTTTCCCTGCGATTTTTCGCAACTCTTCAATATCCGTTAATGCCTGGCTGTACAGATCATTGTCGGCTGCCATATAAAACATCATGGTCCATTGGCCGCCCAAACAAATATTCTCAAAGAGCAGAAAAAGTAGGAGGCTGAAGATAAGCTTTAAGCTCAGCCTGCGGGGCGGAATATTTTTCAGTGCCATCGCTTCTCCCTAAGCCGCCCCCGTTTCCTATAAAGCCGGGCTTTGGTTGGTTAAAAGATCAAAGCTAAAGCAATACGATGAACCGTGCTTAACGGCCCGTAATCGGCAAAGGCGTAGTCTATCTTGGTTTTAAGCATGCCGAAGCCATAATCAACTCCCATGCCGAAAGTGGGACTATAGGCATTCTTATCATAACGGGCGTCAATATCGATCCGCAGCCCGGCTCTGGCGAACAGCATTTTATTGAAGCCGTATTCCACACCCAGATTCTGCTTTTCGCTGCCGTCATTGGGGTGAACGTAGTCAAAGGCCCCGGTAAGCTTGTGGGTAGGGTTGTCTATTAAATCATAGCCCAGGCCCAGCCGATAGCTTAAAGGCAGCGGTGAAGAACTGGTCACGTATTCCAGGCTTTGGGTCTGCTGGGGGCCATCGCCATAATCGTGCCAGTTGAAAGCGTCTATCAACTGGCCGTCTTTATACTGGATATCGGTGCCAAAATTCAGCAGGGCGGCGGCTATCCGCAGGCTCTTGTAACCGGTCTTGGCCGAAATCCCCAGGTCCATGGCAAAGGCCGAGGCCTTCATGTCCCAGATCCTCTGTTGGATGACCTTGGCGGTGGCGCCGAAGGCCACTTTGTCGGTCAGGTTCCGGCCATAGCCCAGAGCAAAAGCCCAGTCCATGCAGGTAAAGAACTCTCCCGTTTCTTCGCCCCGTTCTACCGTGGTCACCGGCATTTCGCCGACATTGAGCACCGTCAGGTTCATTCCTAACGTTCCGTTACCGCCCAGCGGCAGGCAGTAGCCGATGAACTCGTGCTTGATGCCCCCCAGCCACTGGTTGTGGGTAAAGGTCATCTCCTGCTTTTTGGCCTGGGCCAGGCCGGCCGGATTCCAGTACATGGCAGTGGCATCGTCCACCACCGCCGTAAAGGCCTCGCCCATGCCCACCGCCCTGGCTCCGGCCCCTAGTTTAAGGAACTGGGCGCCCGCGGTCCCCACCTTGGAAAAGGTCACCGCCCCGGCTTGGCCGCCAATGGCCACCAGCGCCGCCAAGGCTATCAATATATTTTTTTTCATGGACACCTCCCTGTTGTTTCGTAATGTAAAATATTTTGTTTTATCAGATCCGGCGCCGGCGGCCGGATAATTCTTCAGCCGCCGGCGATTGTAGGTTTAACGGACCACCGCGAACTTGCCGACATGGGTCCCGATGCCGGGGGCATCCACGTAATACAGATAGACCCCGCTGGCCAGCTGTTGCTGGTTCATGGTCAGCATCGGATCCCACCAGCAGGTGCCGCCATCCCGGCCGGCATTGTCATCATGCTCCAGCACTTTAATCAGGTTCCCGGCCAGGGTGTAAATTTTAACGGTGCATTTTGAAGGCAGATTGGTGAATTGAAGCTTGTTGCGGTCGTTGGTGCGTTCCCAGATATTGCGGGCAATGTAGGGATTGGGTATCACCTTGATCTTTTTAAGGTCAGCTACCGAACTGGTGAACTGGTATTCCGAGGTGGTGATCACCTGGTATTCCCCTTCCACCGGAACGGTGCTGCCGGTGGTTCTTAATCTCCAGATATCCCCGTTGGCCGGTTTATTTGCACCCCAAGTCATCATACGCGTGGTGCTCGCGGGGCCGCGGTTGAAATAGAGCCTGACCCCGCAGAGGTTGATATACTGCCTGGCGAATTTTGAACTGGTCCAGCTGTTTGCCGTATCCGACACCGAAGTGTCCGAAGTAATATACATTCTTCCCTTGCGGGTTCCCGTTCCGCCCAGGTTCCATGAGCTGGAGACGCAGTCGTTCAACTTTGTAGAATCATAGGGAACCTGCACCACTATGTTCTGGGCCGAATCGACCACATGCCAGACCTGGGGCCACAAGGTGTCGCTGGGAGAAGTTCCGGTTACGGTCCAGCGGATTTCTAAGGTCCCGTTGCGGAAACCCCAGCGCATGTCGGGATTGGTTATTAGTGCGACGGATGCCGTATCGGTATAGCTGGCAGAAGGCACGATTGATTTTATCGCAAAGCCCGATTTGTTGACCAGGATGTCGTTTATTATGGTGATGTAGTTTCCAGGAGTATACTTGACGCTTTTCAGCCAACGGGCGACGCCGCGCACCGTGTCAAAAAGCATCGTGCTGGGGGTCGGCATTACCACGGTATCCCCGTCCTGATCTGTGACCAGATAGGACAGCACCGGATAGTATGCGGGGCTGCTGGAATTATCCTTGCCGGAGCTGCGGGTTACTGGTCCCCATATCTGTTTGAATGTCCCGTTCTTTACGGCCCGGGGGAGGTCTATGGTGACCGCTATTTTTTGCGACAAATTGTAGGCCTTACCGGCATAAGAAGTGACATAACCCTGGGGCGCCAGATACTCGTTGGGCTCGCTGCGGGGCACCGCCGCCGTTGCGTTCTCGGAAATGGCGGTTTCGTAATAGGCCGGCGACTTGGAGATGATGCTGTCCTTTGCGTCGTTCAGGTCGGACTGCCAGTTGATTCCGTAGGCCCTGACCGAATAATAATAGGTGAAACCGTTGATCAGGTTTTCATCCACATAGGAATACTGCAACCCGCTATTGGATCCCCGGGTATCGGTTAAAAACGCCGGGGTCTTCCAATTGAAGGTTGAGTCGGCGCCCAGGTTTATCCAGATGGGATTTAAAACAACCGACCTATAAGTGCTATCGGAAGGCACCCATTGCGCCGCTTTAAGAGTTTCCGGCCCGGTAACGATCATCCCTATCGAATCGACAACATACCGGTCATCCTTGTCCCACTGGGCCAGCAACTTCCAGGTGGAACCGTCGTCGCTCTTGTAAAGCTTATAGCCCTGGAAGATGTTAGTCAGGAAATTCGGGTCAAACTTGGCCAAGGTGCTGCTGTCCCGGGTCACTTTCTGGGCATACAGCAGGTTTTTATTTTTGGGATTAGCCTCGATTTCGGACGAATTATCCCACCCGATTATGGCCCGGTGGTGGCCCGGGGTAATGGTCAGCGCCGGAGCAGGCGGGGGCCCGGGCAGCAGCCAGTTGGCGTCGTAGATCGTCTTGGCCGATTTAGCCTTGGCCCTGAGGTCGGCGATGGCCAGGGTATCGTTGACATTCAAGTAACTATAATCGAAATTGGCGCAGATCACGGCCACGATGGTCTTGGCGGTTGAACCGGGGGCCATGTCGATGGGACCGGTGGACTCCATGAAGCGGCAGTCGCCGGGGGAGGGCTTGGGGTCAAGCCGCTTGAAATCTCCGGTGAGGTAATTGTAGCCGGCCAGCTCCTGGTACTGGGTGATGTCGTCCGGAGGATCGACGGCGATGTTGAAGGTCTTGAAGGCATAAAGGCCTATCGTATCGCCTATATCTATATGAAAATCTCCGTTCGGAGAAGTAAAACTTTTATTGGCAATGGGGCTCTCCATGAACATGAAGCCCACGCAGCCCGCGTCCCGGGTCCAGCCGACCTCGGTTTTGGAAACCTGGTACTGGTAGCCCATGTTGGTGGTGACGTCGTAATAACAGACATCGTTGGCATTCGTGCCGGCTTCGTTCCCGATGTCGCAGTCGGCGGTAGGGGCCAGGTAAACGTCAAACAGGGTATCCGGGCCGGTGTTCTTGACTTCAAACAAAAAGAATATGATGTCCTGATTGGTGGGGTAGTTCCACTGGTAAGTGGTCTGGGTCACCTCCACTTTCAGCGGGCGCCCGCCGGTGGCGTGTTTCAATAATGCGTAATCGTTATATGCAGCCCGGGTGTCCTCCACCGACATAACGCTGTCCTTGCCTCCGGTGGTCTTCAAAGGCCAGCCGGCCTCCAGCGAGGAATATATCTTTACGTCGGCCGCGCTAACGCTCTGGGGCGCTCCGCCAATCACCGCTCCGGCGGTGTATTCTCCGGTGGCGTTGTTGGGGTTGTACCCCACCGTGGTCAAAGTATCGCGGGTTTTGCCCGGCTTGGTGGACCTGACCTGGGCTCCGATCCACAATCCCCAGCCGAAGATGTAATTCATGGCCGGCGGAACGATTTGGCTGTCGGCATCAATGGCCGGGGCCGGCCAAAAAGCGTAGGCGGCGCCGCCGCCTTTAACCTGCCCCAAAACGCCGTAATTGGTTATGGCGTGGAAAAAATTATTTTTTTGCAGCGGCCTCCAGTCCCATATTTTATTGTCCTGGGGGACCGCTTCTTTGGGCCTGGCCCAAACCACGCTGGCTAAGCTGGACGCCAGGGATAAGGCAATCATAAATATCATCAACCCCCGGCCAGCCGGTTTCCCTTTGTTTAACCTCATTTAAGTTTTCCTCCTAAAAGCTGATTACCATTATTGTAAAGCGTTTGATCGGCTCCGGCATCCGTCAAGCCCTATTCAAAGACCAAAAGCCGGAACTTATTGCGGGTTAGAAGCCAAGGCTCAGGCCGACCTTGATCCGGCGCGAAGCTTCGTAGGGGAAGGAATTCAAGCCGTTCCTCTGCAACTCGTCGTGGGCCTTGACCGCGGCCAGGTAATGTTCTTCGGCGGAAACATAGTCGTCGCGGTTCAGGTCGGCCTTGGTGCTGTATAGGGGGTTGGGCTGGCCGTTGGGATAGTAACGGCTGACCGGAATGGCGTAAACATCCAGCTCTCCGGCCGCCAGCCGGCCGTTGTCCTCGGGCTGGCCGGTGGCCCCGTATACCGCAGCCACGTTCTGGTTGTTAAACAGGTTGTCG of candidate division TA06 bacterium contains these proteins:
- a CDS encoding PorV/PorQ family protein — protein: MKKNILIALAALVAIGGQAGAVTFSKVGTAGAQFLKLGAGARAVGMGEAFTAVVDDATAMYWNPAGLAQAKKQEMTFTHNQWLGGIKHEFIGYCLPLGGNGTLGMNLTVLNVGEMPVTTVERGEETGEFFTCMDWAFALGYGRNLTDKVAFGATAKVIQQRIWDMKASAFAMDLGISAKTGYKSLRIAAALLNFGTDIQYKDGQLIDAFNWHDYGDGPQQTQSLEYVTSSSPLPLSYRLGLGYDLIDNPTHKLTGAFDYVHPNDGSEKQNLGVEYGFNKMLFARAGLRIDIDARYDKNAYSPTFGMGVDYGFGMLKTKIDYAFADYGPLSTVHRIALALIF